In the genome of Candidatus Chlamydia corallus, the window AAAAATGGATAAAGCTTTTGTAATAGCTCTTTCAAAGGAGGGAAAAGAGGACGGGAATGAGCGGCGCTTTTCAGTCTTTTAAGAGCAGCAGCACGGATCTCGTTTTTTATGCGCGAGATACCGCCGAATGCATCTATTTTACATTGTAGCGACTCGGGTAAACAATAATTTTCGTCTGACTGAATTTCAGAATGCAATTTATTTAGAAAATCAATAAAAAACATGAGTTCGTTAAGATTCGGTTTAGCCTCTAAAATAAAATCAGAAACAAAATTAGGATAACGTGGCCTAATTTCTTTTAAGAGGTCTTCAGGAAGTAGTTGTTCTTTTGATGGAATAACGGGTTTGACTTTTTTTATCCCTAGGATCAAACCTATCAAGGCAATTAATAATCCCAATCCCAACAGCACTCCGCTTATAATACAGGAAATTGGAGCCGCCGCACACAAGAAAGCTAGCAAGGCGCCCAAAATTAAGATGGCGCTGACCGCAATATGGATAATGGTCGAATTTTTTATTTCAAAATAATAGCTGCCAATACAACTATTGTGAATCACGGGGGAAGTCATATTGCTCATAAGCACCCTAAGTCAGTTAGTTTAAATATTATATCGTAAATTCAAAAAAAACTCTTGTTAATAGATATTTTTATTTTTCAATTTTTATTGAAACCGCCTTGTATTGTTTGTGGAGAGTTTTTATTAAAAATAAATTTTACAGGAAGGGTAGCTAAAGAACTTGTTAATCTTTTTAAAGATGAGCCGTTGATTTAATAATAAAAAATTTTTAAAACATTAAGTGGTTAGAATTGACCCAATTGTACAGAGCTTGTTGAAGAAAGAAAGTTACAAATAGAGAGCCTATTCTTCTATTTTTTTTTCTCTAGAGTAAACATTTTCGAATTGAAATTATACTGGGGCATCTCAGAGGTTCGCAGTTTATTTTCCTTGTTACGAACAAGTTGCCATCGTTTTAACAGATTTTGATGTTGCCTTGTCATTGAGCATATATTCTGAATAAGAGCAGTCGCTGGATAAAGAGGACTCTTTTTCCCCTTCTCTACTAAGTCGTTGAATTCTTCCCATGTGAGGAAGTCTACGCCAGCTTCGTAGTTTGGGGACTGTGGATTAAGCATGTTTGTTTCAGTAATCAAAAAGCCTCCAAATGCTGCCATTGAACAGTGACCCTTTGATCTATCGAACTGACAAAATATTTTCCAATTTTCTGGGTCTAAAAGTTGAATCATCAGAGCTTGCTCCCAAGTCATGCTATGAGAAAAGAAAAGGAATAAGAATTGTGAGATTCCTGCAAGGTCTTTCTGAAAAGTCATGCTGTAAGGGACTTCCTTATTAAGTTTAGAGCTTTTGAATTGCCTGAATATTTCTTCGCAGATCTTTTTTACAACGGGAACATTCCACTTATTTTTACATGCTTGGTTACTTAGGATGGCATAATCTTTTTCTGAGATTAAACTAAGTAAAGGGCGTGTAAATGGGTGAAAAATGGTGGTATATCCTCTATGAAATGCCAAAGGTCCAAGTAAACCATAAATTTTTTGTTCGGCACTTAATGCAGGTTCTTGGCCAACACATTCCGTTTTACTTATAAAATGGAAGAGCCAGTGTAGGGGGCAGTAGCGAAGGAGAATGTCTTCGAAATTGGGAAAGGGAGTCAGATCTATAGCCTCTAGAATCTCGATTCCAAAAGCCTCTGCTTTTTTATTTAAACGAGGGGGTAAGTTCGAGTCGCTTTTCCAACAGCTAATAAATATTTTTAATTCATCAACAGTTAGGGATTGTGCTTTTACAAAATCAAAAACTTTTCGAGGATAGCGATTATAAATAATATTGAGAAGTTGGTTAGAAATAGGTGCAACTTTGGTTGGTTTAGCTAGAGCCATGACTAGGGTTACAATCAAGACGGTGATCGCAGCTAAAGCTAAAGTTCCTCCAACAGCATAGCTAATAGGGGCGGACAGGAAAACAAAAGTAAGTGCACTAGTAAGAGCCAGGAAAATCCCAAGAATTAGTTGGATAATTGTTCTATTTTTTAAAGAACAGGATATGCAGGATTCGCAATTATTTTTTAAAAATGTGTGCGGAATTGACGTTAGGGAATTACAATTCATAGTACAACTTGAATTTAGGAGTAAATAATCGGGCAACATAAAAAATCCCTATCTACTAAAAGTAGGTAGGGATTGATCAGAATAAGAAGAGAAACTTTATGAAGAAGCCGAAGCTGTAGCTGAATCTTCTTGAGTTCTTGTTTGAATTGATGCAGCTTCTTCTTGAGCAACTTCTTGTTCTTTAAGAGCAGACTGGACTAAGAATAGTTTGTTTAACTTAGTTGCAGAAACCAGCCAAATAGCAATAATGAAAAGAAGAATGACTGCAAGATAGGGAGTCATAGCTCCAATACTTCCACAGATAACGAGTAGCCCTTGTTGAATTAGGGCTCCTCCTGATTTTCCGAATCGAGCAGCAACTACATCAATAGCAGCCTTCCCTTTAACTTTTTGCTCTTGATCAAGAGGAATGTAGGCCATTTCTTTAGTCGAATCAAAGAGAGCATATTTTGTAGATTTCGAAAGGATATTTTGGATTGCCCCGACAATGACAGCTAGCATTAGTGGTGTTGTACCAAACATAGCGACCAGTCCAGAGGCTTGACCCCTAAAAATGACGAGAGCGAAGAAAACAATCCCTGTCAGGAGAACCATCACAGGAGTGACTAGAGCACCAGTTAACCATCCAAATTTACGGATAACATTGCCCCCAACAAATAGCATAATAA includes:
- a CDS encoding DUF1389 domain-containing protein, whose amino-acid sequence is MNCNSLTSIPHTFLKNNCESCISCSLKNRTIIQLILGIFLALTSALTFVFLSAPISYAVGGTLALAAITVLIVTLVMALAKPTKVAPISNQLLNIIYNRYPRKVFDFVKAQSLTVDELKIFISCWKSDSNLPPRLNKKAEAFGIEILEAIDLTPFPNFEDILLRYCPLHWLFHFISKTECVGQEPALSAEQKIYGLLGPLAFHRGYTTIFHPFTRPLLSLISEKDYAILSNQACKNKWNVPVVKKICEEIFRQFKSSKLNKEVPYSMTFQKDLAGISQFLFLFFSHSMTWEQALMIQLLDPENWKIFCQFDRSKGHCSMAAFGGFLITETNMLNPQSPNYEAGVDFLTWEEFNDLVEKGKKSPLYPATALIQNICSMTRQHQNLLKRWQLVRNKENKLRTSEMPQYNFNSKMFTLEKKK